The Desulfuromonas versatilis genome has a segment encoding these proteins:
- a CDS encoding branched-chain amino acid ABC transporter substrate-binding protein, which produces MKHFRFRKLMLAAVLAAAVPSLGLAADTLKIGVAGPHTGDLAPYGIPTKEAAEMVAADFNAKGGVLGKQVELVSLDDQCKPEIATNVATKLVSEGVKVVIGHVCSGATKAALGIYQEAGVITVSPSATNPPLTQSGEYKNFYRTIAPDDMQGKLAATFATDKLGAKKIAIIHDKGDYGKGFADFAQQFVEQGGKAKIVMYEGITPGAMDYSAVVQKLRKEGADAVIFGGYHPEASKLVGQMKKKRVDVPFIGPDGVKGEGFLEIAGKNAEGVYATGPMDVSKYEQNKMAREAYSKKFGKEPGTFFDQGYAAMQAVLTAIEAAGGTDYAALGKALKSNFVETTVGKIKFDEQGDAEGVGFSVYQVKDGKFAEVQ; this is translated from the coding sequence ATGAAGCACTTTCGTTTCCGCAAACTGATGCTGGCAGCGGTCCTGGCCGCCGCCGTTCCCTCCCTCGGACTGGCCGCCGATACGCTCAAGATCGGCGTTGCCGGCCCGCATACCGGCGACCTGGCTCCCTACGGGATCCCGACCAAGGAAGCCGCCGAGATGGTGGCCGCCGATTTCAACGCCAAGGGCGGGGTGCTCGGCAAGCAGGTCGAGCTCGTTTCCCTTGACGATCAATGCAAACCGGAAATCGCCACCAACGTCGCCACCAAGCTGGTTTCCGAAGGGGTGAAAGTGGTCATCGGCCACGTCTGCTCCGGCGCGACCAAGGCGGCCCTGGGCATTTACCAGGAAGCCGGCGTCATCACCGTGTCGCCCTCGGCGACCAACCCGCCCCTGACCCAGAGCGGCGAATACAAGAACTTCTACCGCACCATCGCCCCCGACGATATGCAGGGCAAGCTGGCGGCCACCTTCGCCACCGACAAGCTCGGCGCGAAAAAGATCGCCATCATCCATGACAAAGGTGACTACGGCAAGGGCTTCGCCGACTTCGCCCAGCAGTTCGTCGAGCAGGGCGGCAAGGCCAAGATCGTGATGTACGAGGGGATCACCCCCGGCGCCATGGACTACTCGGCCGTGGTGCAGAAGCTGCGCAAGGAAGGGGCCGACGCGGTCATCTTCGGTGGCTACCACCCCGAAGCCTCCAAGCTGGTGGGCCAGATGAAGAAGAAGCGGGTCGATGTCCCCTTCATCGGCCCCGACGGTGTCAAGGGCGAAGGGTTCCTGGAGATCGCCGGCAAGAACGCCGAGGGCGTCTACGCCACCGGCCCGATGGACGTCTCCAAGTACGAACAGAACAAGATGGCCCGCGAGGCCTACTCCAAGAAGTTCGGCAAGGAGCCCGGTACCTTCTTCGACCAGGGCTACGCCGCCATGCAGGCCGTGCTGACCGCCATCGAGGCCGCCGGTGGAACCGACTACGCCGCGCTCGGCAAGGCTCTCAAGAGCAACTTCGTCGAGACCACCGTCGGCAAGATCAAGTTTGACGAGCAGGGCGATGCCGAAGGTGTCGGCTTCTCCGTGTACCAGGTCAAGGACGGCAAGTTCGCCGAGGTCCAGTAA
- a CDS encoding AzlC family ABC transporter permease: MNAHPEKTNHSKGQKLREGLCAAWPICLGYFPIGLALGVLGQKAGLGPLQIGLMSVLVFAGSAQFIAVAMIAAGSSFGAIVTTTFVVNFRHFLMSSAMAVYLARVHRGFLSLFAYGITDESFAVNMTRFRQGDWDRWRALVVNHAANLTWVFATVTGALVGAFIPPGAFGIDYALVAMFLCLLVFQLQGRIYILTALIAGVFSVTWYLWVPGDSYVVVASVAAATVGYLLRRRRRGSKA, from the coding sequence TTGAACGCCCACCCGGAAAAAACCAACCACAGCAAAGGCCAAAAACTCCGCGAGGGCTTGTGCGCCGCCTGGCCGATCTGCCTGGGATACTTTCCCATCGGCCTGGCCCTGGGGGTGCTCGGCCAGAAGGCGGGGCTGGGGCCGCTGCAGATCGGGCTGATGTCGGTGCTGGTCTTCGCCGGCAGCGCCCAGTTCATCGCCGTAGCGATGATCGCCGCCGGATCCTCCTTCGGCGCCATCGTCACCACCACCTTCGTGGTCAACTTCCGGCATTTCCTGATGAGTTCGGCGATGGCGGTCTACCTGGCCCGGGTCCACCGCGGCTTTCTCTCCCTGTTCGCCTACGGCATCACCGACGAGAGTTTCGCCGTCAACATGACCCGCTTCCGCCAGGGCGACTGGGACCGCTGGCGGGCCCTGGTGGTCAACCACGCGGCCAACCTCACCTGGGTTTTCGCCACGGTGACCGGCGCCCTGGTCGGGGCCTTCATCCCCCCGGGAGCCTTCGGCATCGACTACGCCCTGGTGGCCATGTTCCTGTGCCTGCTGGTCTTCCAGCTGCAGGGGCGCATCTATATTCTTACCGCGCTGATCGCTGGGGTGTTCTCGGTGACCTGGTACCTGTGGGTACCGGGGGATTCCTACGTGGTGGTCGCTTCGGTGGCCGCAGCCACGGTCGGCTACCTGCTGCGCCGACGCCGCAGGGGGAGCAAGGCATGA
- a CDS encoding ABC transporter ATP-binding protein — translation MLKLKNINTFYGNIQALKGVTIEIAQGEIVTLIGANGAGKSTTLMSICGVVPPRTGEIWFKGSPIQGMSPDKIVTLGINQVPEGRRIFPNMSVLENLEMGTFLRRDKEGIKKDLEYVLDLFPILAQRRNQAGGTLSGGEQQMLAISRALMGRPRLLLLDEPSLGLAPLIIKQIFEIIKKINEESGTTIFLVEQNANQALKLAHRGYVMENGRITLSDTAETLLSNEDVKKAYLGI, via the coding sequence ATGCTTAAGCTCAAGAATATCAATACATTCTACGGGAACATCCAGGCCCTCAAGGGGGTCACCATCGAGATCGCCCAGGGCGAGATCGTCACCCTGATCGGCGCCAACGGTGCCGGCAAGTCGACCACCCTGATGTCGATCTGCGGGGTGGTGCCGCCGCGTACCGGGGAGATCTGGTTCAAGGGGAGCCCGATCCAGGGGATGAGTCCCGACAAGATCGTCACCCTGGGGATCAACCAGGTCCCCGAAGGGCGTCGCATCTTCCCCAACATGTCGGTGCTGGAGAACCTGGAGATGGGCACATTTTTGCGGCGGGACAAAGAGGGGATCAAGAAGGACCTCGAATACGTCCTGGACCTCTTTCCGATCCTCGCCCAGCGCCGAAACCAGGCTGGCGGCACCCTCTCGGGGGGCGAGCAGCAGATGCTCGCCATCTCCCGGGCGCTGATGGGGCGGCCGCGCCTGCTGCTGCTCGACGAGCCGTCGCTGGGGCTGGCGCCGCTGATCATCAAGCAAATCTTCGAGATCATCAAGAAGATCAACGAGGAGAGCGGCACCACCATTTTCCTGGTCGAGCAGAATGCCAACCAGGCCCTCAAGCTGGCCCACCGCGGCTACGTCATGGAGAACGGCCGCATCACCCTGAGCGACACCGCCGAGACGCTGCTCTCCAACGAGGACGTCAAAAAAGCCTACCTGGGGATCTGA
- a CDS encoding transporter substrate-binding domain-containing protein, protein MKRLTTAFALILALVLPGAALAGSLDEILERGKLRVGLEPAYMPFELTNQKGEIIGFDVDMAKRMAKAMGVELELVSTAWDGIIPALLTKKFDIIMSGMTVTQERNLKVNFADPYIVVGQTILVRKDLAGQIKSYKDLNDAKYKVVSKLGTTGEQAVKRMIPKATYISFETEQEGVMELVNGKADAFVYDLPYCATAMAQRGEGKLVFLDQPFTYEPLAWAVRKGDYDFINWLNNFLNQSKNDGTYDKIYEKWFKDTAWLKELQ, encoded by the coding sequence ATGAAACGACTTACCACAGCGTTTGCCCTGATCCTGGCCCTGGTCCTGCCAGGCGCGGCCCTGGCCGGCAGCCTCGACGAGATCCTCGAGCGCGGCAAGCTCCGGGTCGGCCTGGAGCCGGCCTACATGCCCTTCGAGTTGACCAACCAGAAAGGCGAAATCATCGGCTTCGACGTGGACATGGCCAAGCGCATGGCCAAGGCCATGGGCGTCGAGCTTGAGCTGGTCAGCACCGCCTGGGACGGCATCATCCCCGCCTTGCTCACCAAGAAGTTCGATATCATCATGAGCGGCATGACCGTCACCCAGGAGCGCAACCTCAAGGTGAATTTCGCCGACCCGTACATCGTCGTCGGCCAGACCATCCTGGTGCGCAAGGACCTGGCCGGTCAGATCAAATCCTACAAAGACCTCAATGACGCCAAGTACAAGGTTGTCTCCAAGCTCGGCACCACCGGCGAACAGGCGGTCAAGCGGATGATTCCCAAGGCCACTTACATCTCCTTCGAGACCGAGCAGGAAGGGGTCATGGAACTGGTCAACGGCAAGGCCGACGCCTTCGTCTACGACCTGCCCTACTGCGCCACCGCCATGGCCCAGCGTGGTGAAGGCAAACTGGTATTTCTCGATCAGCCCTTCACCTATGAGCCCCTGGCCTGGGCCGTGCGCAAGGGCGACTACGATTTCATCAACTGGCTGAACAACTTCCTCAACCAGTCCAAGAACGACGGCACCTACGACAAGATCTACGAAAAGTGGTTCAAGGACACCGCCTGGTTGAAGGAACTTCAGTAA
- a CDS encoding ABC transporter permease subunit, whose amino-acid sequence MNNIKRSLGIALWFMFLTLPLMVVRVNTLKNEVEWRWLNMFWVGLGAFVLSLLWRYALHRRNRRSQKAELGEDEQAGPGLGQRLLEDPKVFRPVLIALGVVAVVFPLLFDTYQVNIMVLALIFVVLGLGLNITVGLAGLLDLGYVAFFAAGAYTYGLLNSNFGLGFWTCLPLGGIIGALLGVVLGFPILRLRGDYLAIVTLGFGSIAKIIIENWEEVFNGAKGIANIDRPGLFGADFGISEVTIYIYYLMVLLVLFTIFVTNRLKDSRIGRAWMALREDEIACVAMGIDMARTKLSAYAFGAFWAGLVGVIFAARNTYINPNSFTFMESAIVLSIVVLGGMGSIIGVIIAALVLILMPEYLRAFADYRMLVFGAVMVLMMIFRPQGLITNVRRKYEFKGLKTDEANG is encoded by the coding sequence ATCAATAACATTAAACGATCCCTGGGCATCGCCCTTTGGTTCATGTTTTTGACCCTGCCGCTGATGGTGGTGCGGGTCAATACCCTGAAAAACGAAGTCGAGTGGCGCTGGCTGAACATGTTCTGGGTCGGCTTGGGGGCGTTTGTGCTCTCCCTGCTCTGGCGCTACGCCCTGCACCGCCGCAACCGCCGTTCACAAAAGGCCGAACTGGGCGAAGATGAGCAGGCGGGCCCGGGGCTGGGGCAACGGCTGCTGGAAGATCCCAAGGTGTTCCGTCCGGTGCTGATTGCCCTGGGGGTGGTGGCTGTGGTATTCCCGCTGCTGTTTGACACCTACCAGGTCAATATCATGGTGCTGGCGCTGATCTTCGTGGTGCTGGGGCTCGGTCTCAACATCACCGTCGGCCTGGCCGGCCTGCTCGACCTGGGCTATGTCGCCTTTTTCGCCGCCGGCGCCTACACCTACGGCCTGCTCAATTCCAACTTCGGCCTGGGGTTCTGGACCTGTCTGCCCCTGGGGGGCATCATCGGCGCGCTGCTCGGGGTGGTCCTCGGCTTTCCCATCCTGCGGCTGCGCGGTGACTACCTGGCCATCGTGACTCTCGGCTTCGGCTCCATCGCCAAGATCATCATCGAGAACTGGGAAGAGGTCTTCAACGGAGCCAAGGGGATTGCCAACATCGACCGGCCCGGGTTGTTCGGGGCCGATTTCGGCATCAGCGAGGTCACCATCTATATCTACTACCTGATGGTGCTGCTGGTGCTCTTTACCATCTTCGTCACCAACCGGCTCAAGGATTCGCGCATCGGCCGCGCCTGGATGGCCCTGCGCGAGGACGAAATCGCCTGCGTCGCCATGGGCATCGACATGGCTCGCACCAAGCTCTCCGCCTATGCCTTCGGCGCCTTCTGGGCCGGGCTGGTCGGGGTCATTTTCGCCGCCCGCAACACCTACATCAACCCCAACAGCTTCACCTTCATGGAATCGGCCATCGTGCTTTCCATCGTCGTGCTGGGCGGGATGGGCTCGATCATCGGGGTGATCATCGCCGCCCTGGTGCTGATTCTCATGCCCGAGTACCTGCGTGCCTTCGCCGACTACCGGATGCTGGTGTTCGGTGCGGTGATGGTGCTGATGATGATCTTCCGACCCCAGGGGCTGATCACCAACGTGCGGCGCAAATACGAGTTCAAGGGCCTCAAAACCGACGAGGCGAACGGATAG
- a CDS encoding AzlD domain-containing protein produces the protein MNFREYLLLLLAMGAVTYIPRWLPLFALSQRKLPQWLIDWLGLIPVALLSALVAPTLFAAGEPRSLSFARPELLVAVPTFLFALKTRSLGGTALVGMLLYWLAGKYL, from the coding sequence ATGAACTTCCGGGAATACCTGCTGTTGCTTCTGGCCATGGGGGCGGTCACCTACATCCCCCGCTGGCTGCCGCTGTTCGCCCTGTCCCAGCGCAAGCTCCCGCAGTGGCTGATCGACTGGCTCGGCTTGATCCCCGTGGCGCTGCTCAGCGCCCTGGTCGCCCCGACCCTGTTCGCCGCCGGCGAGCCACGCTCGCTGAGTTTCGCCAGACCCGAACTGCTGGTCGCCGTCCCCACCTTTCTGTTTGCCCTCAAGACCCGCTCCCTGGGCGGCACCGCCCTGGTCGGGATGCTGCTCTACTGGCTGGCGGGGAAGTACCTGTAG
- a CDS encoding branched-chain amino acid ABC transporter permease, whose translation MEYFLELFLGGLTRGSIYALIALGYTMVYGIIQLINFAHGEIYMIGAFVALIVSGVLTIYGFSGVSILVLAALIAMVYAAAYGYTLERIAYRPLRNAPRLSPLISAIGMSLFLQNYVLLAQTPDFLPFPQLIPEFDFMEPVAHIIGSAELVILITSTLTMVGLTVLIKYTRIGKAMRATQQDMTMSRLVGVNVDRVISITFIIGSVLAAIGGVLVGSYIGQINFYIGFMAGVKAFTAAVLGGIGNIPGAALGGLVLGITESLAAGYISSAYEDVFAFGVLVLILILRPAGLLGKALKQKV comes from the coding sequence ATGGAATACTTTCTCGAACTCTTCTTAGGCGGCCTGACCCGCGGCAGCATCTACGCCTTGATCGCGCTGGGCTACACCATGGTCTATGGCATCATTCAGCTGATCAACTTTGCCCATGGCGAAATTTACATGATCGGTGCCTTCGTAGCCCTGATCGTCTCGGGGGTGCTGACCATCTACGGGTTCTCCGGGGTGTCGATCCTGGTGCTTGCGGCCCTGATCGCCATGGTCTATGCCGCGGCCTACGGCTATACCCTGGAGCGAATCGCCTACCGGCCGCTGCGCAACGCGCCGCGGCTCTCCCCGCTGATCAGCGCCATCGGCATGTCGCTGTTCCTGCAGAACTATGTCCTGCTGGCCCAGACCCCCGATTTTCTCCCGTTTCCCCAGCTGATTCCCGAATTCGACTTCATGGAGCCGGTGGCCCATATCATCGGCTCGGCGGAACTGGTCATCCTGATCACCAGCACCCTCACCATGGTAGGGCTTACGGTGCTGATCAAGTACACCCGCATCGGCAAGGCGATGCGCGCCACCCAGCAGGACATGACCATGTCGCGCCTGGTGGGGGTCAACGTCGACCGGGTCATTTCCATCACCTTTATCATCGGCTCGGTGCTGGCTGCCATCGGCGGGGTGCTGGTCGGCTCCTATATCGGCCAGATCAATTTCTATATCGGCTTCATGGCCGGCGTCAAAGCCTTCACCGCGGCGGTGCTCGGCGGCATCGGCAACATCCCCGGCGCCGCCCTGGGGGGCCTGGTGCTGGGCATTACCGAATCCCTTGCGGCCGGTTACATCTCCAGCGCCTACGAAGACGTGTTCGCCTTTGGAGTGCTGGTGCTGATTCTTATCCTGCGGCCCGCCGGCCTGCTCGGCAAGGCGCTCAAGCAAAAAGTTTGA
- a CDS encoding ABC transporter ATP-binding protein, with amino-acid sequence MKKLLEVKQLTMDFGGLRAVDRVSMEICEGEIVALIGPNGAGKTTFFNCVTGIYKPSFGEVLLHPPQGKAVKINGFKPNRVTGIGMARTFQNIRLFPAMTVLENVMIGRHCRTTTNILGAVLRGAGSRRQERETVEMSYHLLEKVGLQGFANEFARNLPYGAQRRLEIARAMATEPFLLLLDEPAAGMNPQETHDLDELIVRIRDEEKIAILLIEHDMKLVMNISDRIYVMEYGKEIAKGTPQEIRTNPKVIEAYLGEEAHA; translated from the coding sequence ATGAAGAAGCTTCTCGAAGTCAAGCAACTGACCATGGATTTCGGCGGGCTGCGGGCCGTCGACCGGGTGTCCATGGAGATCTGCGAAGGGGAGATCGTTGCCCTTATCGGCCCCAACGGGGCCGGCAAGACCACCTTCTTCAATTGCGTCACAGGGATCTATAAACCGAGCTTCGGGGAAGTGCTGCTGCACCCGCCCCAGGGCAAGGCGGTGAAGATCAACGGCTTCAAGCCCAACCGGGTGACCGGCATTGGCATGGCGCGCACCTTCCAGAACATCCGCCTGTTCCCGGCCATGACCGTGCTGGAGAACGTGATGATCGGCCGCCATTGCCGCACCACCACCAATATCCTCGGCGCGGTGCTGCGCGGTGCCGGCTCCCGGCGCCAGGAGCGGGAAACGGTGGAGATGAGCTATCACCTGCTCGAGAAGGTGGGGCTGCAGGGCTTCGCCAACGAGTTTGCCCGCAATCTCCCCTACGGGGCGCAGCGGCGCCTGGAGATCGCCAGGGCGATGGCCACCGAGCCGTTCCTGCTGCTGCTCGACGAGCCGGCGGCCGGGATGAACCCCCAGGAGACGCACGACCTGGACGAGCTCATCGTGCGCATCCGCGACGAGGAGAAGATCGCCATCCTGCTCATCGAGCACGATATGAAGCTGGTCATGAACATCTCGGACCGCATCTACGTGATGGAATACGGCAAGGAAATCGCCAAGGGGACTCCCCAGGAAATCCGCACCAATCCCAAGGTCATCGAAGCCTACCTCGGCGAGGAAGCCCATGCTTAA
- a CDS encoding amino acid ABC transporter permease, with protein MKPKSRSLTSKLLLAAILLGMVAALWGATKKIDYTWRWNRVPQYFLYHAEQLHKVPFDGQVAGITTKGGDAVIAITGDNGESRKVTVAAESLRVDEGDLLFEGDNLGASFTWKAGPLTTGLWTTLWISFVSGILGMILGLVTGLCRISKNEALKGLAITYIELIRGTPLLVQIFIFYFFLGTVLDLSRMVAGIGALAIFSGAYVAEIIRAGIQSIPRGQTEAARSLGMTVPQAMIHIILPQAFKRTLPPLAGQFISLIKDSSLVSVIAITDLTKSGREVITSTFATFEIWFTVAGLYLVMTFALSQLIGWMERRLAISD; from the coding sequence GTGAAGCCGAAAAGCAGGTCCCTGACCTCCAAGCTTCTGCTGGCGGCCATCCTCCTGGGGATGGTCGCCGCTCTTTGGGGGGCGACCAAAAAAATCGACTATACCTGGCGCTGGAACCGGGTGCCGCAGTACTTCCTCTACCACGCCGAACAGCTGCACAAGGTCCCCTTCGACGGCCAGGTAGCCGGCATTACCACCAAGGGCGGAGACGCCGTCATCGCCATCACCGGCGACAACGGCGAATCGCGCAAGGTCACCGTCGCCGCCGAGAGCCTGCGGGTCGACGAGGGTGACCTGCTCTTCGAGGGAGACAACCTCGGCGCGTCCTTCACCTGGAAGGCCGGCCCGCTGACCACAGGTTTGTGGACCACCCTCTGGATCTCCTTCGTTTCCGGGATCCTCGGGATGATTCTCGGCCTGGTGACCGGCCTTTGCCGGATCTCGAAGAACGAGGCCCTCAAGGGGCTGGCCATCACCTACATCGAGCTGATCCGCGGTACGCCGCTGCTGGTGCAGATCTTCATTTTCTACTTCTTTCTCGGCACCGTGCTCGACCTGAGCCGGATGGTCGCCGGAATCGGGGCCCTGGCGATTTTCTCCGGGGCCTACGTCGCCGAGATCATCCGCGCCGGCATCCAGTCGATCCCCCGCGGCCAGACCGAAGCGGCCCGCTCCCTGGGGATGACCGTACCCCAGGCGATGATCCACATCATCCTGCCCCAGGCCTTCAAGCGCACCCTGCCGCCGCTGGCCGGCCAGTTCATCAGCCTGATCAAGGACTCCTCGCTGGTTTCGGTCATCGCCATCACCGACCTGACCAAGAGCGGCCGGGAGGTCATCACCTCCACCTTCGCCACCTTCGAAATCTGGTTCACCGTGGCGGGGCTCTACCTGGTGATGACGTTTGCGCTTTCCCAGCTGATCGGCTGGATGGAACGGAGGCTCGCGATCAGTGATTAA
- a CDS encoding amino acid ABC transporter ATP-binding protein, whose translation MIKTQDVVKIFTGRGQVVRAVDGVSTHVKKGEVVVIIGPSGSGKSTYLRCLNGLETFDSGHIVIDGVDLADRKTDLNKVRREVGMVFQQFNLFPHKTVLQNITLAQQVVRGRKNAEAQTKARALLKKVGIAEKESEYPSRLSGGQQQRVAIARALAMDPKIMLFDEPTSALDPEMVGEVLDVMKQLAKEGMTMVVVTHEMGFAREVADRVIFMDQGKIVEEGTPEQIFSSPREERTKAFLNQVL comes from the coding sequence GTGATTAAGACTCAGGACGTCGTCAAAATCTTTACCGGACGCGGCCAGGTGGTGCGGGCCGTGGACGGGGTCAGCACCCACGTGAAGAAGGGCGAGGTGGTAGTCATCATCGGCCCGTCGGGCTCGGGCAAATCGACCTACCTGCGCTGCCTCAACGGCCTCGAAACCTTCGATTCGGGGCATATCGTCATCGACGGGGTTGATCTCGCCGACCGCAAGACCGATCTCAACAAGGTGCGCCGCGAGGTCGGCATGGTGTTCCAGCAGTTCAACCTCTTCCCGCACAAGACAGTACTGCAGAACATCACCCTGGCCCAGCAGGTGGTGCGCGGGCGCAAGAACGCCGAAGCGCAGACCAAGGCCCGGGCCCTGCTGAAGAAGGTCGGCATCGCCGAGAAGGAGAGCGAATACCCCTCGCGGCTCTCCGGCGGCCAGCAACAGCGCGTGGCCATCGCCCGGGCGCTGGCCATGGACCCCAAGATCATGCTTTTCGACGAACCGACCAGCGCCCTTGACCCGGAGATGGTCGGCGAGGTGCTCGACGTCATGAAGCAGCTGGCCAAGGAAGGGATGACCATGGTGGTGGTGACCCACGAGATGGGCTTTGCCCGCGAAGTGGCCGACCGGGTCATTTTCATGGACCAGGGCAAGATCGTCGAGGAGGGGACTCCCGAGCAGATCTTCTCCTCGCCCAGGGAGGAGCGCACCAAGGCGTTTCTCAACCAGGTGCTCTGA